Below is a window of Mus pahari unplaced genomic scaffold, PAHARI_EIJ_v1.1 scaffold_7801_1, whole genome shotgun sequence DNA.
atatgttctGATTATCATTAAATTTAACATCATGGTCAGGGGAATCTTGTGGATAAAGTGTAGATGCAAACTGTGATAACAGGTAAATATGATCTCATGAAGTTTGTTATCAAACACTGAATAGGTAATAATAGGCTCTTAGCTCAGTATATGCACAGAGGGCAGGTAAAAATGATAGGTATTGTTTTGGATGCTGAGGTTGTTTACACTATTGAAAGAATTTAGaaagtatttttgtttctccCTAGTTCTTTCTTTTAAGTTGAAGATATGTAATAAGACCCAGTACACCAAATTAACATCCAATCTATTGATAACAACAGAGCAGAGAAGGGCAacaagtgcgtgtgtgtgtgtgtgtgtgtgtgtgtgtgtgtgtgtgtgtgtgtgtgtttacaagagatagaaaaacaCAGAGTTTAGAGGTAAAACGATGGAATTATCCATGTAGACTTATCAAGTGTAAGAATATTCACCCCAGTGGAGAACTGGTGCTGTATTGGAGGTCAATGTGGTTGAGACAAGAAGTTAAAGAGCAGAAAGAGATGCACAAATAAAGAGGGGGAAGGTGATGCAGAGTCTTCTAGTTCACCACAGTGTGTTAGACCTTCAAATAACATAGGAGGCTGGAGATCTCAGAGCACTACACATAGGTAACAGTAATCCCAGGTGGGTTTTAGGAGCAATATTTCTTGGTcatgaatgaaaataatgtttttttaagaCTCCATATAATTGATATTTATTAGTAAATGCATTAGGTACATTGCTTTTTCTACTGGTCACCTATAACAACGTTGGGTAGCTAAAAagattgaatattttaattcTGCCCAACCTTTATATAATATAGAATTGAAATACTTGAAAAAatatactataatttttaaaaatctccagtGATTTTTATGCTGTGGCCAAGGGGACAAATGAGAATCTATACATAGAATAACTGACGATAGGATTGgtgaaatttctattttatgactTTCTGTGGTTCATTGCTTCCATAGGATGCCTCCTATGCTGTACATTTGAAAAGATTTACAtatcttcttgtctttttttttaagatttctttacttttatttatatgagtacactgtagctgtcttcagacacaccagaagagggcatcggatcccactacagatggttgtgagccaccatgtggttgctgggatttgaactcaggacctctggaagagcagtcagtgctctcaaccactgagccacctctccagcccacatattttcttattattaatcTAATCAGACTAATTTGATACTTGAATTCAGTCATGTTCCtaagacaaaggaagaaataagataATTACTGGAACTTCACAGTTCAAGCAGGTGCCTGTACATAaccagaagacacacacacacacacacacacacacacacacacacacacacacacacaaattctttcATGACCTTGTTATTGTGCCAGCTCTTCTCTATATTACCAACCTCTGAACATCTTTATTAGCGAGAAAACTGTACTTTTACTAATTTCAAATATTGTCTGGACAGTCCCAAATAGCTAAATATGACTCGTAGCTGACTTCAATGAATGGTATTCTGTAGAAGTATTTATGAATTACACGATATCAGGAGTGAGAATTAGAAAAACCATGGTGACCAGCCAGAAAGACTGCCTAGCTAGGGGTGGAACTAGTAGGCAGAGCCACACTTAGGAGTTTCCAGTAACCAGGCACAGTACACTATGTGTAATTAATAGAAAGAAGAGACACTAGAGGTATTTTAGCAATAGAGTCAAGGCAAAACTGAAATGTTTGCAGCTTGAATTatagtaattaaaatacaatgagTCTGGCCAGATACACTGTTGATGTAATTAGCATTGATTGAGTTGATAAGAAAATGTCCAGTTAAGgtaaggaaagaaaaggtgaGCAAGGGGCTGAGATGAGGAGGATTTTGTAGAGAACAATGCTATAACACTATTTACATATGTGGGAATGAAAGACATGGATGCACCATGTGTTCAAGTAACACCAGCAGGGAAATCCCTGGAGGAAAGGTATTTCTTTGCTGAAATACTTAAATGAACCACAGAAGGGGACAATGCAGTACCCACTTCTGACTCCAATCACTACTAGGCAATTATCCACTTCACAACAAGTATTtgatggtttgttttggtttggtttggtttggttttggttttttgggtttgtttgttgctgtttttttatgCCAAGCACTAGGCatactttgaagaagaaaatcagaTTCGGCTTTGATCTATCATATGTCTCGTTTCCTTGTGAAGGAGGCAAATAATAACTTAAAACTttactaaatatttaatatgtggtgtgtgtgtgtgtgtgtgtgtgtgtgtgtgtgtgtgtgtgtattttataacaTCCTCCATTTCACAAGTGTGGTAATCCTGGAAAACGCAAGGTAGATCTGCCAGTCAAAGAACCATGACTTCCTAGAAAAGGAACTGAAAAGGCAAGGATAAACCCTATGGTTTGAAACCAAATATTATCTCTCAGCTCAGTGAGGTACTGAGATTAGGAAAACTGAGTCTAATTGTGATGGAGCCTTTGGTTGTCTTTTGGATTAGATAAACACACAATGATTAGACACTATTGGCTTAAGGAGAGTTACCAAAAGTCACACACACTTCCCACATCATCCTGTGTGTTGCATTATGCTGTCTCAGACTCCATCAAAAAGAGAGACCTTCTGTCTTCTACTAGATCACtaattcaaaataaatccttttccaTTGTTTAGCTTATGATATTATGCTAGCAACAGAAACTGACTGAGACACAAAAATTAGTACTGAGAAATGTGAATCTTGCTGATAACACATTGAACATGGGCAGTGAGGCGCAATGATGTTTATGAGGCATAGCCAGATAAAACTAATAAGAGCCTTAGAAGCCACACGAGACCTTATTCAATttcataaaaattatgtttatctttataaattcttttaaataaataagtaacatgATTATATTTTTTGAAGGAACTCCCTTGACAGCAGTGTGAACAATGCATTCATTGAGGCAACAGCAATTACAGTAAGTAACCCAGGAAACAGCAGTACTCTACCTAGTCTTCTGGAGATGTGACCGGAGTGGTGACTTTATGGATGGGCAGGAACATTTATTGAAATAGCACTGTCAGCAAAGCACTAAACTAAGTACTGAGATGCAGCCTCCGTCTTCAAAGGAATCACAGTCAAAAAGATTCACAAGAAACTTGTTATTCTATCATGTAACACAATGGTAAAATAGCAAATCATTCACCCAGAGAATTCCTGGAAGACATTTAACAAattgtctttctgtttccctaGGGAGCCATTTTAATGAACTCCAAATCCTGTCCCTCCCTTTGTTATTCTAGGTTCCATTGCTCAACGTTGTGAGGGAGACACATTGCCAAGGGACCAGGTCTGGGTTGGTGCCATTGTTGCCTGCAAAAATATATTGTCTTCACACCAATTTCTTCTTGAAATACAAGACCTACGATGAACTGCAGCCAGGCTCCTACATTTATCCTCTTGGGAATGTCCAGTGACCCAGAGAAATGGCAGCCCCTCTTTAGCATCTTCCTTGTTCTCTACTTGCTGGGAATTTTAGGGAATCTGCTACTTCTGTTAGCTATTAGTGCTGATGTCCACCTCCACATccccatgtatttcttcctcagTCAGCTCTCACTCATGGATCTTTGCTTCATCACCACCACAGCCCCTAAAATGCTGGAGGCTCTGTGGACTGGAGATGGATCAATCTCATTCTCTGAATGCCTGACTCAGTTGTACTTCTTTGCTGTTTTTGCTGACATGGATAACCTGCTTCTAGCAGTCATGGCTATTGACCGCTATGCTGCTATCTGCCACCCACTGCTCTACCCACTTCTAATGACTCCTGGTAGATGTAGAATTCTAGTCAGTGGGTCATGGGGAGTAGCTCATTGTGTGTCTCTGACCCATACTTTGTTGTTCTCTAAGTTACACTTTCGTACCAATCAAGAGATTCCtcattttttctgtgattttggaCCTCTCTTATTGCTTTCTTGCTCTGATGCTCACCTCAATGAGAGTCTGATGATGGCTTTAACTGGAGTTTTAGCAATCAGTGCAGTTCTCTGCATTGTAAGTTCTTATGGTTGTATTTTTTATGCTGTGACTAGGGTTCcatcagcacaggggaaaagGAAAGCCCTGGCCACATGCAGTTCCCACCTCTCTGTAGTCCTCCTTTTCTACAGCACAGTCTTTGCTACCTACCTGAAGCCNCCATCTANTTCTCNNTCCTCTGNGGAGGTGGTAGCTGCTGTNATGTATACNNTGGTNACNCCCACTCTNAACCCCTTCATTTATAGTCTGAGAAACAAGGATGTTAAGAGTTCATTGAGAAGGATCTTGAACATGGTGAAATCTCAGGACTAAGGAAGGATCATGCCCTGCATCACTATCACACATGCAAAGTGAGTCAGGAGAATTACATGATGATTGTTATGTATAATTTTCAGTGTTAACTGGACTCCATTTGGAATCACCTTCAATGCACACCTATGGGCATGTCTGGGGAGGTACCTCTGGAGAGATTTCACTGAGGAGAAAAGATGCACTTTGAATGTAGGAGGGACCATCTGTTCCATAGAATCATCCTAGTCTgataaagggaaaaagaaaaaaacctagctTATTATCATTATTCATCCCTTTTTGCTTGTTCACCACACATGCAATGTGACCTGTGACCCCATCTCCCTTCTGTGTTTTTCTCATCTTGATATAATGTATTCTTCAAACcatgaataaaatgaaactttcaaTCCTACGTTGTTTGTCatgttttgccacagcaacaagACAAGTATCAAATAAAATGATCTACTAGAAATAATACTATTTTGGGTTTGGTATTCTTTAATTTGTCTTCTCATA
It encodes the following:
- the LOC110315471 gene encoding olfactory receptor 1G1-like is translated as MNCSQAPTFILLGMSSDPEKWQPLFSIFLVLYLLGILGNLLLLLAISADVHLHIPMYFFLSQLSLMDLCFITTTAPKMLEALWTGDGSISFSECLTQLYFFAVFADMDNLLLAVMAIDRYAAICHPLLYPLLMTPGRCRILVSGSWGVAHCVSLTHTLLFSKLHFRTNQEIPHFFCDFGPLLLLSCSDAHLNESLMMALTGVLAISAVLCIVSSYGCIFYAVTRVPSAQGKRKALATCSSHLSVVLLFYSTVFATYLKPPSXSXSSXEVVAAVMYTXVTPTLNPFIYSLRNKDVKSSLRRILNMVKSQD